One part of the Anaerolineae bacterium genome encodes these proteins:
- a CDS encoding molybdenum cofactor guanylyltransferase: protein MELFTAVILAGGQSRRMGQDKAWLDAGGRPLLVHVAERLQNLAAEVIVVRAAPTTPLPALPARVIEDRYPGMGPLAGLHAGLSASATSWIFAVACDMPLLHQALIRYLALLRPGHDAVIPYPTGQPEPLHAFYHRRCLAVIEQALASGQRSVWKLYTRLQVRSVSPLELTVFDPDLRSFVNVNTPTEWERVRRLIS, encoded by the coding sequence GTGGAATTGTTTACCGCTGTGATCCTCGCTGGCGGGCAGAGTCGGCGTATGGGCCAGGACAAGGCGTGGCTGGACGCAGGCGGCCGACCGCTGCTCGTTCACGTGGCTGAACGCCTCCAGAACCTGGCTGCTGAGGTGATCGTAGTGCGCGCTGCTCCGACAACGCCGCTGCCCGCTCTCCCCGCTCGCGTGATAGAGGACCGCTACCCAGGGATGGGGCCGCTGGCTGGTCTTCACGCAGGACTGAGCGCCTCAGCAACCTCCTGGATTTTCGCTGTCGCCTGTGACATGCCGTTGCTCCACCAAGCGTTGATCCGCTATCTAGCGCTGCTCCGCCCTGGGCACGATGCGGTGATCCCTTATCCTACCGGCCAGCCAGAGCCGCTCCATGCGTTTTATCATCGCCGATGCCTAGCGGTTATCGAGCAAGCCCTTGCGAGCGGGCAACGCTCTGTATGGAAGCTCTATACTAGGCTTCAAGTGCGCTCGGTCTCGCCTCTTGAGTTGACCGTCTTTGACCCTGACTTGCGTTCATTTGTCAACGTCAACACGCCAACGGAATGGGAAAGGGTACGCCGGCTGATCTCATGA
- a CDS encoding acyl carrier protein gives MSIFERVRDIIVEQLGVEPERVTMEASFREDLEADSLDLVELIMAFEEEFGGEISDEEAQKITTVGDAVRYLEAQKA, from the coding sequence ATGAGCATTTTCGAACGCGTGCGGGATATCATCGTGGAACAGTTGGGCGTGGAGCCCGAGCGAGTCACCATGGAGGCTAGCTTTCGCGAGGACCTGGAAGCGGACTCGCTCGACTTGGTTGAGCTGATTATGGCTTTTGAGGAGGAATTCGGCGGCGAGATCTCCGATGAGGAAGCCCAAAAGATTACCACCGTGGGCGACGCTGTGAGATATCTGGAAGCGCAAAAGGCATGA